The following are encoded together in the Cyanobacterium aponinum PCC 10605 genome:
- a CDS encoding alpha/beta fold hydrolase, which yields MNREKLALGNLNLAYLEWKNQGLLEGKSQNILLLHGMADNCLVWQKLGEFLSTNNRNYHIIAPDLRGHGDSSKPKTGYFKDDYLEDLSKIYQHFNWQKAHIIAHSWSAKIACIWATQNPQLCQSLTLIDPFFINSMPSFFSLTFPILYKVLPFLKLMQLFPDYLSIEKTAKTLKQYQGWTPWQQEIFNYGIEQKKDGYWSSKFSQAARNEIFEDVMKEKGLTTKLDLPSLLVLPEKGLNRTSWQISPYKQYLTNLQIAKVKGNHWAFIVEPDEFNQTINQFLQSLQLEKDKI from the coding sequence ATGAATAGAGAAAAACTAGCATTAGGGAATCTAAATTTAGCTTATTTAGAGTGGAAAAATCAAGGATTATTAGAGGGAAAATCACAAAATATACTGTTGTTACATGGCATGGCTGATAATTGCTTAGTTTGGCAAAAATTAGGAGAATTTTTATCAACAAATAATAGGAATTATCATATTATCGCCCCTGATTTAAGAGGTCATGGAGATAGCAGTAAACCAAAAACAGGATATTTTAAAGATGATTATTTAGAGGATTTATCAAAAATTTATCAACATTTTAACTGGCAAAAAGCCCATATAATTGCTCACTCTTGGAGTGCAAAAATAGCTTGTATTTGGGCAACACAAAATCCTCAATTATGTCAAAGTTTAACCCTCATAGATCCTTTCTTTATCAACTCTATGCCTTCTTTCTTCAGTCTTACTTTCCCTATTCTTTATAAAGTTCTGCCTTTTCTTAAATTAATGCAGTTATTTCCTGATTATTTATCCATAGAAAAAACAGCAAAAACCCTCAAGCAATATCAAGGTTGGACACCTTGGCAACAAGAAATATTTAACTATGGTATTGAACAAAAAAAAGATGGTTATTGGAGTAGTAAATTTTCTCAAGCCGCTCGTAACGAAATTTTTGAAGATGTCATGAAAGAGAAAGGATTAACAACTAAATTAGACCTACCTAGTTTATTAGTTCTTCCAGAAAAAGGATTAAATCGAACATCATGGCAAATTAGCCCCTATAAACAATATTTGACCAATTTACAGATAGCTAAAGTTAAAGGAAATCATTGGGCTTTTATTGTTGAACCTGATGAATTTAATCAAACTATTAATCAATTTTTACAATCATTACAACTAGAAAAAGACAAAATATAG
- a CDS encoding cupin domain-containing protein, which produces MNKAQNLFKNIPFLVEGEEFLELLKCRNIAIERIVSSEKPDNKIYKQLQDEWVILIRGEATLKINDNVINIKAGDYVFIQAQTPHQVLTTSNNCL; this is translated from the coding sequence ATGAATAAAGCCCAGAATTTATTTAAAAATATTCCTTTTTTGGTTGAAGGAGAGGAGTTTTTAGAACTTCTGAAATGTCGTAATATTGCGATCGAAAGAATTGTTAGCAGTGAAAAGCCCGATAATAAAATTTATAAACAACTTCAAGATGAATGGGTTATTTTAATTAGAGGAGAGGCAACATTAAAAATAAATGATAATGTGATTAATATCAAGGCAGGAGATTATGTTTTTATTCAGGCTCAAACTCCCCATCAGGTACTCACTACTTCTAATAATTGTTTGTAA
- the obgE gene encoding GTPase ObgE: MQFIDQVKIEVQAGKGGDGIVAFRREKYVPAGGPAGGNGGRGGSIILKAVNRLQTLLDFKYARHFQAEDGKRGGPNNCTGASGKDLILEVPCGTMVYDLETDELIVDLVDNEQTFVIAKGGKGGLGNKHFLSNSNRAPEYALPGLEGDYRQLRLELKLLAEVGIIGLPNAGKSTLISALSSARPKIADYPFTTLVPNLGVVRKPTGDGTVFADIPGLIEGASLGIGLGHDFLRHIERTRVLLHLVDINSDDPLHDYNIIQNELQAYDKGLGDRPQIIGLNKIDTLDDSRQNEIIEEFKTVTKDPIFLISAVTQKGCDRLLQAIWDQLDSLHQ; encoded by the coding sequence ATGCAATTCATTGATCAAGTTAAAATTGAGGTACAAGCAGGGAAAGGAGGAGATGGGATAGTTGCTTTTCGGAGAGAAAAATATGTACCAGCCGGAGGCCCCGCAGGGGGTAATGGTGGCAGAGGAGGTTCAATTATTCTCAAGGCTGTAAATAGGTTACAAACCCTATTAGACTTTAAATATGCTCGTCATTTTCAGGCGGAAGATGGTAAAAGAGGAGGTCCCAATAATTGCACAGGGGCATCGGGTAAGGATTTAATTTTAGAAGTGCCTTGTGGTACGATGGTCTATGATTTAGAAACCGATGAATTGATTGTTGATTTAGTAGATAATGAACAAACCTTCGTCATTGCGAAGGGAGGCAAAGGGGGCTTAGGTAATAAGCATTTTCTGAGTAACAGTAATCGAGCCCCAGAGTATGCTTTACCCGGTTTAGAGGGGGATTACAGACAGTTAAGGTTAGAATTGAAGTTACTAGCGGAAGTTGGCATTATTGGGCTTCCTAATGCGGGTAAATCCACTTTAATTTCTGCTTTATCCTCGGCACGTCCTAAAATTGCTGATTATCCTTTCACTACTTTAGTACCCAATTTGGGGGTTGTGCGTAAACCGACGGGAGATGGTACAGTTTTTGCGGATATTCCGGGGTTAATTGAAGGGGCTTCCCTGGGGATTGGTTTGGGTCATGATTTTTTAAGACACATTGAGCGCACGAGAGTTTTATTACATCTGGTTGATATTAATAGTGATGATCCACTCCATGACTATAATATTATTCAAAACGAATTACAAGCCTATGACAAAGGATTGGGCGATCGCCCTCAAATTATTGGCTTAAATAAGATAGATACTTTGGACGATAGTCGTCAAAATGAGATTATAGAAGAATTTAAAACAGTAACAAAAGATCCTATTTTTCTTATTTCTGCTGTAACACAAAAAGGATGCGATCGCCTTTTACAAGCTATTTGGGATCAACTAGACTCTTTGCACCAGTAG
- a CDS encoding PH domain-containing protein has translation MFKKVASDVLGLSDIGQVISPKDYDKVASDDYVLHEDGEKIYFLIKSQSDEYCFTNYALIHLDGTSATSKKRLLKRYSYKNNHFSDIKLETAGTVDLDIEIKFNLGSNSYSIDVRKQDIEYLKDLYKSLIKISSIQKENALYLELAEKSLNIASNVLTPYHQESTEQQFKAINSYTFNWLRKTHQAFNKKDFSDVFLMFINN, from the coding sequence ATGTTTAAAAAAGTTGCTTCAGATGTACTCGGTTTAAGTGATATTGGTCAAGTAATTTCCCCTAAAGATTATGATAAAGTAGCCTCTGATGATTACGTTTTACACGAAGATGGGGAAAAAATTTATTTCCTAATCAAATCTCAAAGTGATGAATATTGCTTTACAAACTACGCTTTAATTCATCTTGATGGAACTTCTGCAACTAGCAAAAAACGTTTATTAAAAAGATATAGTTACAAAAATAATCATTTCAGCGATATTAAATTAGAAACGGCTGGTACTGTTGATTTAGATATAGAAATAAAATTTAATTTAGGTAGTAACTCTTATTCAATAGATGTGCGAAAACAAGATATAGAATATCTGAAAGATTTGTATAAAAGTCTAATAAAAATTAGTAGTATTCAAAAGGAAAATGCCCTTTATTTAGAACTAGCTGAGAAAAGTTTAAATATTGCTTCTAATGTTTTAACACCTTATCATCAAGAGTCCACTGAGCAACAGTTTAAAGCTATTAATTCCTATACTTTTAATTGGCTAAGAAAAACTCATCAAGCCTTTAATAAAAAGGATTTTAGTGATGTATTTTTAATGTTTATTAATAATTAA
- a CDS encoding class I SAM-dependent methyltransferase, which produces MSELRKAVQELYNTYPFPPDPLLDEPPTGYNWRWHYQSAYNFCTGIKPDNDKIRILDAGCGTGSGTEYLILHNPYAEIIAIDISENALATAQKRLEKSGVLANFHGSITFKQLPIESAVTLEGHFDLINCVGVLHHLPDPKAGIKALGEKLAEGGIMHIFVYGELGRWEIQLMQKAIALLQNDKIGDYKDGVKVGREIFATLPENNRLVKREKERWQWENQRDECFADMYVHPCETDYNIDTLFDFIHSSSLEFIGFSNPDIWQIERLIGKNPDLMSRAENLNPIQRYRLIELLDPESITHYEFFLAKPPLPKYDWQDDELLGKAKPELNPCLYGWESKSLLDYQFKPVTIDDEEFTFMQYCAKNPTANLTVTDILGQTNFTLPQVRSLLSQQLIILSNK; this is translated from the coding sequence ATGTCTGAGTTAAGAAAAGCCGTTCAAGAACTTTATAACACATATCCTTTTCCTCCTGACCCTTTACTTGATGAACCACCGACTGGTTATAATTGGCGTTGGCACTATCAATCAGCTTATAATTTTTGTACTGGCATTAAACCTGATAACGACAAAATCCGTATTTTAGATGCAGGTTGTGGTACAGGTTCTGGTACAGAGTACTTAATTTTACATAATCCCTACGCAGAAATAATTGCTATCGACATCAGCGAAAATGCTTTAGCTACGGCACAGAAACGCTTGGAGAAATCAGGAGTTTTAGCTAATTTTCACGGTAGTATAACTTTTAAACAGTTACCTATTGAGTCGGCAGTTACGTTAGAGGGACATTTTGATTTAATTAATTGTGTGGGTGTATTACATCATTTACCAGATCCCAAGGCGGGTATTAAAGCCCTAGGGGAAAAGTTGGCAGAGGGTGGGATTATGCACATTTTCGTCTATGGGGAGTTAGGTAGATGGGAAATTCAATTAATGCAAAAAGCGATCGCACTTTTACAAAATGATAAGATAGGAGACTATAAGGATGGAGTAAAAGTAGGGAGAGAAATATTTGCTACTTTACCAGAAAATAATCGTTTAGTGAAACGAGAAAAAGAAAGATGGCAGTGGGAAAATCAAAGGGATGAATGTTTTGCAGATATGTATGTCCATCCTTGCGAAACAGATTACAATATTGATACTTTATTCGATTTTATTCATAGTTCGAGTTTAGAATTTATTGGTTTTTCCAATCCTGATATATGGCAAATTGAGAGACTCATCGGCAAAAATCCTGACTTAATGAGTCGAGCAGAAAATCTCAACCCTATACAACGTTATCGTTTAATTGAATTACTTGATCCTGAGTCTATCACCCACTATGAATTTTTCTTAGCTAAACCTCCTTTACCAAAGTATGATTGGCAGGATGATGAGTTGTTAGGAAAGGCTAAACCAGAATTAAATCCTTGTTTATATGGTTGGGAAAGTAAAAGTTTATTAGACTATCAATTTAAGCCTGTCACCATTGATGATGAGGAGTTTACTTTTATGCAATATTGTGCGAAGAATCCCACCGCCAATTTAACGGTAACAGATATTCTTGGTCAAACTAACTTCACTTTACCACAGGTGCGATCGCTTCTTTCTCAGCAACTAATTATTTTGTCGAACAAATAA
- a CDS encoding ABC transporter permease subunit (The N-terminal region of this protein, as described by TIGR01726, is a three transmembrane segment that identifies a subfamily of ABC transporter permease subunits, which specificities that include histidine, arginine, glutamine, glutamate, L-cystine (sic), the opines (in Agrobacterium) octopine and nopaline, etc.) → MLKYFFRHRKSKVIIFGFLIFVCILLTTFNPFEKKSFANESISFTVGTEPTFPPLEMPSATGNGLEGFDIDLMNAIGKEVGLNIVFESMPFDGLIPALQSNTIDAAIGGITITPERAKSVRFSSPYFKAGLAIAVQQSNEVIKNYDDLKGKKIAVAIGTTGAIAASKIPNAQVITFDSAVLALQELVNGKVDAVLNDTPVTLYAIKDAGLQKIKIVGTVEEEEYYGIILPNNSDKVALINYGLYEILRNGNYNAIYRKWFSGEPTNLPIIAPSLIASANSSSNNTQNNPNLTNQPLALLLIQKLPQGALVTITLTSFSIFFGLIGGSLIAFGLISRRKILKTILRIYVEFFRGTPMLVQLFIIYFGLPAFFQGIGLSWSLQRFPAAIIALSLNVTAYLAEIIRGGIESIDSGQWEACESLGMNYWQTMKEVILPQAFRRILPPLGNEFITLIKDTSLVAVIGFAELFRQGQLIVATTYQSFAVYITVALVYLCLTTLSSFIFKWTERRLKILN, encoded by the coding sequence ATGCTCAAGTATTTTTTTCGCCACCGAAAATCTAAAGTAATTATATTTGGATTTCTGATTTTTGTTTGTATATTATTGACTACCTTTAACCCTTTTGAGAAAAAATCTTTTGCCAATGAGTCTATATCTTTTACTGTAGGCACAGAGCCGACTTTTCCCCCTTTGGAAATGCCTTCAGCAACGGGTAATGGTTTAGAGGGTTTTGATATTGATTTGATGAATGCGATTGGCAAGGAGGTGGGTTTAAATATTGTTTTTGAGTCTATGCCTTTTGATGGGTTAATTCCTGCTTTACAGTCTAATACCATTGATGCGGCCATTGGTGGTATTACTATTACCCCTGAAAGGGCAAAATCCGTTCGTTTTTCTAGTCCTTATTTTAAGGCAGGATTAGCCATCGCCGTGCAACAAAGTAATGAGGTCATTAAAAATTATGATGATTTAAAAGGAAAAAAAATTGCTGTTGCTATAGGTACTACAGGTGCGATCGCAGCTTCAAAAATCCCCAATGCCCAAGTCATTACCTTTGATTCTGCGGTATTGGCATTACAAGAATTAGTCAATGGCAAAGTAGATGCAGTGTTAAACGATACTCCTGTGACTCTTTATGCCATAAAAGATGCAGGTTTACAGAAAATAAAAATTGTGGGAACAGTTGAAGAAGAAGAATACTATGGAATAATCTTACCCAATAATTCTGACAAAGTGGCTTTGATTAACTATGGTTTGTATGAAATTTTACGCAACGGAAACTATAACGCAATTTATAGGAAATGGTTTTCAGGAGAACCAACAAACTTACCGATAATAGCCCCTTCATTGATCGCTAGTGCTAATTCTAGCAGTAATAACACTCAAAATAATCCTAATTTAACAAATCAACCCCTAGCCTTACTATTAATACAAAAACTGCCTCAAGGGGCGTTAGTTACCATTACTTTAACATCCTTTTCTATCTTCTTTGGCTTAATTGGTGGTTCGTTAATCGCTTTTGGTTTAATTTCCCGAAGAAAAATTCTTAAAACCATATTGCGCATATATGTTGAGTTTTTCCGAGGTACACCCATGTTAGTACAATTGTTTATTATTTATTTTGGATTACCTGCCTTTTTTCAAGGTATTGGGCTATCTTGGAGTTTACAAAGGTTTCCTGCCGCAATTATTGCTTTAAGTTTAAATGTGACTGCCTATCTAGCAGAAATTATTAGGGGCGGAATAGAATCCATTGATTCGGGGCAGTGGGAAGCCTGTGAGTCTCTAGGAATGAATTATTGGCAAACGATGAAAGAGGTTATTTTACCTCAAGCATTCCGAAGAATTTTACCGCCTTTAGGGAATGAATTTATCACTTTGATTAAGGATACCAGTTTAGTGGCAGTAATTGGTTTTGCTGAGTTATTCAGACAAGGGCAGTTAATTGTGGCAACTACTTACCAGTCTTTTGCTGTATATATTACCGTTGCTTTAGTTTATCTATGTTTAACAACCTTATCTTCTTTTATCTTCAAATGGACAGAAAGGAGGTTGAAAATTTTGAATTAA
- a CDS encoding amino acid ABC transporter ATP-binding protein, with protein sequence MTKSSLPIIICENLHKSYGTLEVLKGVNVQFHQGDVVSIIGPSGCGKTTFIRCLNRLESVTSGTLQVMGIDISDHTISNNKLRQLRSKVSMVFQHFNLFPHLTILDNLTLAPQKVLKKSPQEAKEMALHYLDKVGLSSKANFYPQQLSGGQKQRVAISRSLCMQPDIILFDEPTSALDPELVGEVLTTMRQLAEEGMTMIVVTHEMQFARDVSNLVLFFNQGIIEEMGNPHQIFSQPKSDRLKTFLKRTNF encoded by the coding sequence ATGACGAAATCCTCTTTGCCAATCATTATCTGTGAAAATCTCCATAAAAGTTATGGTACTTTAGAAGTCTTAAAAGGTGTTAATGTTCAATTTCATCAGGGGGATGTGGTGTCAATTATCGGACCTTCAGGTTGCGGTAAAACTACATTTATTCGTTGTTTAAATCGTCTTGAAAGTGTTACATCTGGTACTTTACAAGTCATGGGTATTGATATTTCAGATCATACTATCAGCAATAATAAACTGCGTCAGCTAAGAAGTAAAGTAAGTATGGTTTTTCAACATTTTAATTTATTTCCTCACCTGACAATTTTAGATAACCTCACACTAGCACCCCAAAAAGTATTAAAAAAATCCCCACAAGAAGCAAAAGAAATGGCTCTGCACTACCTTGATAAAGTGGGATTATCTAGCAAAGCTAATTTTTATCCTCAACAACTTTCTGGGGGGCAAAAACAAAGAGTTGCTATTTCCCGCAGTTTATGTATGCAACCGGATATTATTCTATTTGATGAACCTACCAGCGCTTTAGACCCAGAATTAGTAGGCGAAGTTCTTACTACTATGAGACAATTGGCAGAAGAAGGAATGACAATGATTGTCGTTACCCATGAAATGCAATTTGCTAGAGATGTTTCTAACTTAGTCTTATTCTTTAATCAAGGAATTATAGAAGAAATGGGGAATCCCCATCAAATTTTTTCTCAACCAAAAAGTGATCGTCTTAAAACTTTTTTAAAGCGGACTAATTTTTAA
- a CDS encoding ribonuclease H1 domain-containing protein — protein sequence MSKNNKKYYVVWQGRKTGIFNTWKECEQQVINFSGARYKSYKTLLEAESAFNSQGNTTVKSLQNSRNLNKLSQEKLTPSSIIIDSICVDASCLGNPGIVEYRGVDTKTHEEIFHKSPMNNGTNNLGEFLAIVHGLAYLKKQNKNIPIYSDSRTAISWVKNKKIKTTLIRNSSNEEIFNLVDRALEWLSNNSYPNKILKWNSKEWGEIPADFGRK from the coding sequence ATGAGTAAAAATAATAAAAAATATTATGTTGTTTGGCAAGGTAGAAAAACAGGTATTTTTAATACATGGAAAGAATGTGAGCAACAAGTTATCAATTTTAGTGGAGCTAGATATAAGTCTTATAAAACTCTTTTAGAAGCAGAAAGTGCTTTTAATTCTCAAGGAAATACTACAGTAAAATCTTTACAAAACAGCAGAAACTTAAATAAACTTAGCCAAGAAAAATTAACCCCTTCTTCTATCATTATCGATAGTATTTGTGTTGATGCTTCTTGTTTAGGTAATCCGGGTATAGTAGAATATCGAGGAGTTGATACTAAAACCCATGAGGAAATTTTCCACAAAAGTCCTATGAATAATGGCACTAATAATTTAGGCGAATTTTTAGCTATTGTTCACGGTTTAGCGTATCTCAAGAAACAAAATAAAAATATACCTATTTACTCCGATTCTCGCACAGCTATTTCGTGGGTGAAAAATAAAAAAATCAAAACAACTTTAATAAGGAATTCAAGTAATGAAGAAATATTTAACTTAGTAGATAGAGCTTTAGAATGGTTATCAAATAATAGTTATCCTAATAAAATTTTGAAATGGAATAGTAAAGAATGGGGAGAAATTCCTGCGGATTTTGGCAGAAAATAA
- the ychF gene encoding redox-regulated ATPase YchF: MLRAGIVGLPNVGKSTLFNAVVANAKATAANFPFCTIEPNVGVVAVPDERLEVLAKLSKSQKIVPTRIEFVDIAGLVKGASKGEGLGNQFLANIREVDAIVHVVRCFDDDDIIHVSGSVDPLRDMDVINLELSLADLSQVEKRLERQRKQAKKEKEAGEEVEILEKILPILNEGKPARLVELTQEEKAIIKPLGLLTAKPVIYAANVSDEDLATGNDWVNQVKQQAETENAKVVIISAQVESELVELSPEEKTEFLESLGVSEGGLQSLIQATYDLLGLRTYLTTGETETRAWTILAGMTAPQAAGVIHSDFERGFIRAETVSYQDLVDCGSMTAAKEKGLVRSEGKEYIVQEGDVMLFRFNV; encoded by the coding sequence ATGTTAAGAGCGGGAATTGTTGGATTACCAAATGTGGGCAAATCAACCCTTTTTAACGCTGTGGTAGCCAATGCAAAAGCTACGGCGGCAAATTTTCCATTTTGTACCATTGAACCGAATGTGGGGGTTGTAGCTGTGCCTGATGAGCGTTTGGAAGTCTTGGCAAAATTGTCTAAATCCCAAAAAATAGTTCCTACCCGTATTGAGTTTGTGGATATTGCAGGTTTAGTGAAAGGGGCAAGTAAAGGAGAAGGATTAGGTAATCAATTCTTAGCTAATATTAGAGAAGTCGATGCGATCGTCCATGTGGTAAGATGTTTTGATGATGATGATATTATCCATGTTTCTGGTTCTGTTGATCCTCTCCGTGATATGGATGTAATTAATTTGGAGTTATCTTTAGCGGATTTATCTCAGGTAGAAAAACGCCTTGAGAGACAGAGAAAACAGGCTAAAAAGGAGAAAGAGGCAGGAGAAGAAGTGGAAATTTTAGAGAAAATTTTGCCCATACTCAATGAGGGTAAACCTGCCCGTTTAGTGGAATTAACACAGGAAGAAAAAGCGATTATCAAACCTCTAGGATTATTGACTGCAAAACCTGTTATTTATGCGGCAAATGTTAGTGATGAAGATTTAGCAACAGGTAACGACTGGGTAAATCAAGTTAAGCAACAAGCAGAAACAGAAAATGCTAAGGTGGTGATAATTTCTGCACAAGTGGAATCTGAATTGGTGGAATTATCTCCCGAAGAAAAAACCGAGTTTTTAGAATCTTTAGGGGTTAGTGAAGGTGGTTTGCAGTCTTTAATTCAAGCTACTTATGATTTACTGGGATTGCGCACTTATTTAACTACAGGGGAAACAGAAACCCGTGCTTGGACTATTTTAGCGGGTATGACTGCACCTCAAGCGGCGGGGGTGATTCATTCTGATTTTGAAAGAGGTTTTATCCGTGCGGAAACAGTTAGTTATCAAGATTTGGTTGACTGTGGTAGTATGACGGCGGCAAAGGAAAAAGGTTTGGTGCGCTCTGAGGGTAAGGAGTATATTGTACAAGAGGGAGATGTGATGTTATTCCGTTTTAATGTCTGA
- the hpnI gene encoding bacteriohopanetetrol glucosamine biosynthesis glycosyltransferase HpnI, which translates to MGAIAFYVYSIYGVKSFFEEEIDINESFSPGISILKPLCGLEDNLRENLTSFIQQNYPQYQIIFCVRDVNDPVIILVQELIASFPEKDLQLIVCDRIFGYNYKASNLVNGLPHCDYDFILIADSDIEVKADYLKTIIQPFQEEKIAVVTCLYESIGNHLVSILESLNMSGNFIPRVITAKKLEGVKFAFGSTIVIRKKVLEEIGNFDQLINNIADDFLLGNLPTKLGYQVKLVNYIVTHHVGKETFINYLTRQIRWLKCIRVQRFWGYIGMIFTQGIATSTIFLCISNFKFFAFLLLIITYFLRLNLAYQVGIKYLKNSTCYQYLGLTILVDFINLYIWIKALFGNQIKWRDNEFIVNKDGELSKRC; encoded by the coding sequence TTGGGTGCGATCGCATTTTATGTATATAGTATCTATGGGGTAAAAAGTTTTTTTGAGGAGGAAATAGATATAAATGAAAGTTTCTCCCCTGGCATTTCTATCCTTAAGCCATTATGTGGTTTAGAAGATAATTTAAGGGAAAATTTAACCTCTTTTATTCAACAAAACTACCCTCAATATCAGATTATTTTTTGTGTTAGAGATGTTAATGATCCTGTTATCATTTTAGTACAGGAATTAATCGCTTCTTTTCCAGAAAAAGATTTACAATTAATAGTGTGCGATCGCATCTTTGGCTATAATTATAAAGCTAGTAATTTAGTCAACGGCTTACCTCATTGTGATTATGATTTTATTTTAATTGCAGATAGTGACATAGAAGTTAAAGCAGACTATTTAAAAACCATTATTCAACCTTTTCAAGAAGAAAAAATAGCCGTTGTCACCTGTCTTTATGAATCTATCGGTAATCACCTTGTCTCTATTTTAGAATCCTTAAATATGAGCGGTAATTTCATTCCTAGAGTTATAACCGCAAAAAAATTAGAAGGGGTGAAATTTGCTTTTGGCTCAACGATTGTAATTAGAAAAAAGGTTTTAGAAGAAATTGGTAATTTTGATCAATTAATTAATAATATTGCCGACGATTTTTTATTGGGAAACCTCCCAACAAAATTAGGTTATCAAGTTAAATTAGTGAATTATATAGTTACCCACCATGTAGGAAAAGAAACATTTATAAACTATTTAACTAGGCAAATACGTTGGTTAAAGTGTATTCGAGTTCAGCGTTTTTGGGGTTATATAGGAATGATTTTCACTCAAGGAATTGCCACAAGTACCATATTTCTTTGTATAAGTAACTTTAAATTTTTTGCATTTTTACTATTAATAATTACTTATTTTTTGAGGTTAAATTTAGCCTATCAAGTAGGAATAAAATATTTAAAAAATTCAACCTGTTATCAGTATTTAGGATTAACTATACTTGTTGATTTTATTAACTTATATATATGGATAAAAGCGTTATTTGGTAATCAAATTAAATGGCGTGACAACGAATTTATTGTTAACAAAGATGGAGAATTAAGCAAACGATGTTAA
- a CDS encoding RuBisCO accumulation factor 1: MTENNSLQQNLTAAEKEEIIRSLLHKEGCWVDWGKACQKLHDNGVSNQEIFEQTGLQNSHQNLVIVASKVFESLKQQEAEEDLLEYYRGPRSDVLYELRILNHQERLSAAKLVREKNLDVDGAKEIAKAMKEFSHLSQPPSGFTLNPGDAVAYQYWKNARQKKTLADKARLIAEGLKYAQSATARQQIESLLTDIAQTPQQNAPLLPMYRLESDEELPCILPVAGRFPLRVRDLDHVPILDAIEPFGVVNVKNSVSVVTIPSWQVILKAEKPAVIFCQGKDLPKETQNKSEELLIVVDLAVTEWNANHYFLTEEDDNLIFKWFNSSPQQRILGQLLVILRPKKILDEGNLTQPWQMDD; the protein is encoded by the coding sequence ATGACAGAGAATAATAGTCTTCAACAAAATTTGACTGCGGCAGAAAAGGAAGAAATAATAAGATCGTTGCTACATAAGGAGGGATGTTGGGTAGATTGGGGGAAAGCCTGTCAGAAATTACATGACAATGGGGTTAGTAATCAAGAAATATTTGAACAAACGGGATTACAAAATAGTCATCAAAACTTAGTTATTGTTGCGAGTAAAGTTTTTGAGAGTTTAAAACAACAAGAGGCAGAAGAGGATTTATTAGAGTATTATCGAGGCCCTCGTTCTGATGTATTATATGAGCTAAGAATTTTAAATCATCAAGAGAGGTTATCGGCGGCGAAGTTAGTCCGAGAAAAAAATCTCGATGTAGATGGGGCAAAGGAGATTGCAAAGGCAATGAAGGAGTTTTCCCACTTAAGTCAACCTCCTAGTGGTTTTACTCTTAATCCGGGAGATGCGGTGGCATATCAATATTGGAAAAATGCTCGTCAGAAAAAAACTTTGGCGGATAAAGCCCGTTTGATTGCAGAAGGGTTAAAATATGCTCAGTCTGCTACTGCTAGGCAACAAATTGAGAGTTTATTAACGGATATTGCCCAGACTCCTCAACAAAATGCTCCGTTATTACCAATGTATCGTTTGGAAAGTGATGAGGAGTTACCTTGTATTTTACCAGTGGCAGGAAGATTTCCTTTGAGAGTTAGAGATTTAGATCATGTTCCTATTTTAGATGCGATCGAACCTTTTGGAGTTGTGAATGTAAAAAATAGTGTTTCTGTGGTGACAATTCCTAGTTGGCAAGTAATTCTGAAGGCGGAAAAACCTGCTGTAATTTTTTGTCAGGGGAAAGATTTACCGAAAGAAACTCAAAATAAGTCAGAAGAATTATTAATAGTGGTTGATTTAGCTGTAACGGAATGGAATGCAAATCATTATTTTTTGACAGAAGAGGATGATAATTTGATTTTCAAGTGGTTTAATTCTTCTCCTCAACAACGAATATTAGGTCAGTTATTAGTTATATTAAGACCGAAAAAAATTCTTGATGAAGGTAATTTAACTCAACCTTGGCAAATGGATGATTAA